In Aegilops tauschii subsp. strangulata cultivar AL8/78 chromosome 3, Aet v6.0, whole genome shotgun sequence, one genomic interval encodes:
- the LOC109746855 gene encoding ASC1-like protein codes for MASLVEVFMGSYSSSAPVDWEAEAYPEYSEALPDYALLPLLVAFFPALRLILDQFVFEVLARRLIFRKGHDKIAEIHERRNKIHKFKESAWKFVYFLSAELFSLSVTYNEPWFTNTRYFWVGPGEQLWPNQKMKLKLKAVYMFVAGFYIYSIIALLIWETRRKDFGVSICHHVATVVLIVMSYICRLSRAGSVILAIHDASDIFVEIGKMAKYSSCEWLAAVAFLFFVASWILLRLIIFPLWILGSTSYEVAMILEKDNNKIYRSSYYYLFNTLLFSLLVFHIYWWVLIYRMLVKQIQSSGHVGEDVRSGQLLFSCSFPRCYIYFLSQQHLLMYFL; via the exons ATGGCGTCCCTGGTAGAGGTCTTTATGGGATCATATTCTTCTTCAGCACCGGTGGACTGGGAGGCAGAGGCCTACCCGGAGTACAGTGaggcctt GCCTGACTACGCCTTGCTCCCCCTACTCGTCGCCTTCTTCCCCGCCTTGCGCTTGATCCTCGATCAATTCGTCTTTGAG GTGTTAGCAAGACGACTTATATTTAGAAAGGGACATGACAAGATTGCTGAAATACATGAAAGGAGAAACAAAATCCACAAATTTAAAGAATCAGCCTGGaaatttgtttattttctttcgGCGGAACTATTTTCATTATCTGTGACATACAATGAGCCATGGTTCACAAATACAAGATACTTTTGGGTAGGGCCCGGCGAGCAGCTCTGGCCTAATCAAAAGATGAA GCTGAAGCTTAAGGCTGTATACATGTTTGTTGCTGGATTTTACATATATTCTATCATTGCACTTCTGATCTGGGAAACAAGGCGAAAGGACTTCGGAGTTTCCATATGTCACCATGTGGCAACTGTTGTTCTAATTGTTATGTCCTATATTTGCAG ATTATCTCGTGCTGGGTCAGTCATTTTAGCCATCCATGATGCAAGTGATATATTCGTAGAGATAGGAAAGATGGCCAAGTACAGTAGCTGTGAGTGGCTAGCTGCTGTGGCATTTCTATTTTTTGTGGCTTCTTGGATCCTTCTTCGGCTAATAATTTTTCCTTTATGGATCCTAGGAAGCACAAG TTATGAAGTAGCTATGATCCTGGAAAAGGACAACAACAAAATCTACAGAAGCTCATATTACTATCTTTTCAACACTCTCTTGTTCTCACTTCTAGTCTTTCACATATATTGGTGGGTATTGATTTATAGGATGCTTGTCAAACAAATCCAGTCCAGTGGGCATGTTGGTGAGGATGTTCGATCCGGTCAGTTACTCTTTTCTTGCTCATTTCCTCGGTGTTACATTTATTTTCTTTCTCAGCAGCATCTTCTTATGTATTTCTTATAA